Proteins encoded within one genomic window of Bacillus thuringiensis:
- the mutY gene encoding A/G-specific adenine glycosylase translates to MTLEILNNFNIEQFQNDLIGWFEKEQRDLPWRKNKDPYRVWVSEIMLQQTRVEAVKPYYANFMGKFPTLEALANADDEEVLKAWEGLGYYSRARNLHAAVKEVKEVYGGIVPSDVKKIEKLKGVGPYTKGAILSIAYGIPEPAVDGNVMRVLSRILSVWDDIAKPKTRKVFEEIVREIISAENPSYFNQGLMELGAMICIPKNPACLLCPVREHCRGYAEGVQKELPVKSKAKAPTMVPIVAGVLQTEDGRYVINKRPSTGLLANMWEFPNIELGEGIRNQKEQLIDYMKEKFELSISIEEYAMNVQHTFTHRTWDIFVFYGKVTGEIVETDTLKFVSKEAFEQLPFSKSHRTIYENCVEKITMQ, encoded by the coding sequence TTGACACTTGAAATATTAAATAACTTTAACATAGAGCAGTTTCAAAATGATTTAATTGGTTGGTTTGAAAAAGAGCAACGCGACTTACCGTGGCGTAAAAATAAAGATCCATATCGTGTTTGGGTTTCAGAAATTATGTTGCAGCAAACAAGGGTAGAAGCTGTAAAACCATATTACGCGAATTTTATGGGGAAGTTTCCTACTCTAGAAGCTTTGGCAAATGCTGATGATGAAGAAGTGTTAAAAGCATGGGAAGGTTTAGGGTATTATTCTAGAGCGCGAAATTTACATGCGGCGGTAAAAGAAGTAAAAGAAGTATATGGTGGGATTGTGCCAAGTGATGTAAAGAAGATTGAGAAATTAAAAGGAGTCGGCCCCTATACAAAAGGTGCTATTTTAAGTATCGCATATGGTATACCAGAGCCGGCAGTTGACGGAAATGTTATGCGTGTATTGTCTCGCATTTTATCAGTGTGGGATGACATTGCAAAACCGAAAACTAGAAAAGTGTTTGAAGAGATTGTGCGTGAAATTATTTCGGCTGAAAATCCATCTTATTTTAATCAAGGTTTGATGGAATTAGGAGCAATGATTTGTATTCCTAAAAATCCAGCATGCTTACTTTGTCCTGTACGTGAGCATTGCAGGGGATATGCTGAAGGTGTTCAAAAGGAATTACCAGTAAAAAGTAAAGCGAAAGCTCCTACGATGGTACCAATTGTTGCAGGAGTACTTCAAACGGAAGATGGTCGTTACGTCATTAATAAACGTCCAAGTACCGGTTTATTAGCTAATATGTGGGAGTTTCCGAATATTGAACTTGGCGAAGGGATTCGTAATCAGAAGGAACAGCTTATAGATTATATGAAAGAAAAATTTGAGCTTTCGATTTCTATTGAAGAATACGCAATGAATGTACAACATACGTTTACACATCGCACTTGGGATATATTCGTATTTTACGGAAAAGTAACTGGTGAAATCGTTGAAACAGATACATTGAAATTTGTATCGAAAGAAGCATTTGAGCAGTTACCTTTCTCGAAATCGCATCGTACGATTTATGAGAATTGTGTTGAGAAAATTACGATGCAATAA